A genomic window from Glycine soja cultivar W05 chromosome 10, ASM419377v2, whole genome shotgun sequence includes:
- the LOC114370315 gene encoding homeobox protein knotted-1-like 10 isoform X2 has translation MVGAPPELASLLEEIARESYPTDALREIGDDPELDEFMESYCEVLHRYKQELSKPFNEATLFLCSIESQLSNLCKGTLTMPLDNNHSDEAAGTSEDELSWEKVEAVEGHESSGPRPGDQELKEMLLRKYGGYLSSLKKEFLKKRKKGKLPKDARMVLMDWWNTHYRWPYPTEEEKVQLSEMTGLDQKQINNWFINQRKRHWKPSEDMRFAIMDGVSGSGFGGPI, from the exons ATG GTTGGAGCACCACCAGAACTGGCTTCACTTCTTGAAGAAATAGCCCGTGAAAGCTACCCAACGGATGCTCTTCGTGAGATAGGAGATGATCCTGAACTTGACGAATTCATG GAGTCATACTGCGAAGTTCTTCATAGATACAAGCAGGAGTTGTCGAAGCCATTCAACGAAGCGACCTTGTTTTTGTGCAGTATCGAATCACAACTCAGCAATCTTTGCAAGGGAACACTGACAATGCCATTGGATAACAACCACTCAG ATGAGGCCGCTGGAACATCAGAGGATGAATTGAGTTGGGAGAAGGTGGAAGCAGTTGAAGGTCACGAATCTTCTGGCCCACGTCCAGGTGATCAAGAGCTTAAAGAAATGCTCCTTCGTAAGTATGGTGGTTATCTTAGCAGCTTGAAAAAGGAATTtcttaagaaaaggaaaaagggtAAGCTACCAAAGGATGCAAGGATGGTACTCATGGACTGGTGGAACACCCACTATCGGTGGCCTTATCCTACG GAGGAGGAGAAAGTGCAGCTATCAGAAATGACTGGACTTGATCAAAAGCAGATCAATAATTGGTTCATCAATCAAAGAAAACGGCATTGGAAACCATCAGAGGACATGCGATTTGCCATTATGGATGGTGTAAGTGGCAGTGGCTTTGGAGGACCTATCTAA
- the LOC114370315 gene encoding homeobox protein knotted-1-like 10 isoform X1, which produces MEDIYKMNPLLSCSGGDVVREVNVNSATGASELNLGLVANNFFSDISDRFIKSQIATHPLYPNLVSAYIECRKVGAPPELASLLEEIARESYPTDALREIGDDPELDEFMESYCEVLHRYKQELSKPFNEATLFLCSIESQLSNLCKGTLTMPLDNNHSDEAAGTSEDELSWEKVEAVEGHESSGPRPGDQELKEMLLRKYGGYLSSLKKEFLKKRKKGKLPKDARMVLMDWWNTHYRWPYPTEEEKVQLSEMTGLDQKQINNWFINQRKRHWKPSEDMRFAIMDGVSGSGFGGPI; this is translated from the exons ATGGAGGATATTTACAAGATGAATCCTCTTCTTTCATGTTCCGGCGGGGATGTTGTTAGGGAAGTTAACGTTAATTCCGCTACTGGTGCTTCTGAATTGAATCTTGGACTGGTGGCTAACAACTTCTTTTCGGATATTTCGGATCGGTTCATCAAGTCCCAGATCGCCACTCACCCTCTCTATCCAAATCTAGTATCCGCTTACATAGAATGCCGAAAG GTTGGAGCACCACCAGAACTGGCTTCACTTCTTGAAGAAATAGCCCGTGAAAGCTACCCAACGGATGCTCTTCGTGAGATAGGAGATGATCCTGAACTTGACGAATTCATG GAGTCATACTGCGAAGTTCTTCATAGATACAAGCAGGAGTTGTCGAAGCCATTCAACGAAGCGACCTTGTTTTTGTGCAGTATCGAATCACAACTCAGCAATCTTTGCAAGGGAACACTGACAATGCCATTGGATAACAACCACTCAG ATGAGGCCGCTGGAACATCAGAGGATGAATTGAGTTGGGAGAAGGTGGAAGCAGTTGAAGGTCACGAATCTTCTGGCCCACGTCCAGGTGATCAAGAGCTTAAAGAAATGCTCCTTCGTAAGTATGGTGGTTATCTTAGCAGCTTGAAAAAGGAATTtcttaagaaaaggaaaaagggtAAGCTACCAAAGGATGCAAGGATGGTACTCATGGACTGGTGGAACACCCACTATCGGTGGCCTTATCCTACG GAGGAGGAGAAAGTGCAGCTATCAGAAATGACTGGACTTGATCAAAAGCAGATCAATAATTGGTTCATCAATCAAAGAAAACGGCATTGGAAACCATCAGAGGACATGCGATTTGCCATTATGGATGGTGTAAGTGGCAGTGGCTTTGGAGGACCTATCTAA